The following coding sequences are from one Rhipicephalus microplus isolate Deutch F79 chromosome 3, USDA_Rmic, whole genome shotgun sequence window:
- the LOC119170934 gene encoding uncharacterized protein LOC119170934 isoform X1: protein MDSTIRNVLALSALISLPLLEAYCPRLAPNAISGKVIPCRYLCVRISFFELPSIILSTERDGVLCSTLLLRRRGVCKNGACYPFEPEGQKRKGIFRRVITNIDKFASGSYKKAIDKPGTQSGPIVSVNPSLRGISSKDTVNGTSPPASSQPPSSSVLPSFSNSTSSLVRSVGSALTSIWVQAFPFNLKAGPPRRPTAANKTPSSTPQQEPGESTATSSGGTSIADVGGAAPVVPPSPTEGSSNHSPPTNNILGSKLFSRISRLSPTLTFTNKLLKLPGKGSAPAVVTGSPISPVAEMDAINATTIKKGVPGASSLTTGTNSVKTGKSLQTSVPPALGNTSEISTPAVPPGLGSRRVIPGLLSAIVLGRRLATPLGGNKRAGILGSPMPTTSATDVQNSPNSSDGMTGIVGGMSPPNANSVRGPPVSAPAAPDESSNRNIPSGTLPALRSLRLISKLRSTAAIRSALSKLKHKSSESSGAPPVSSSRASQRVTGTNAIAGASSVATPVNSPDVDRGVPALPSLTAQGNNKDVPALGTPQQFSSPGTSLGPTSTRAPGKIPSTSHGKNPGSSTVVKSTNNSATEIDAGSGASNNELSIKVGSTPSTFTNYATSPSNATPLTTPARSGNKNTISGAPQLTLSTVTTSERSTVLAVNKSSSELPEAKTQLGISPTNPSLAASGTGVANPSVATTSTKVQGGASLVQVVEIPGINATPPHSAKPETTRVSHALPVPSMTSESSITPSATPPVTESSSARASEAGGSTLIKTPHETAVSSIEGVAGK, encoded by the coding sequence acGCTCCTGTTACGCCGGCGAGGAGTATGCAAGAATGGAGCATGCTATCCTTTTGAACCTGAGGGTCAAAAGCGCAAAGGAATTTTCAGACGAGTAATCACAAACATCGACAAGTTTGCCTCCGGTTCCTACAAAAAAGCCATCGATAAACCAGGCACACAATCTGGACCCATTGTGTCCGTCAATCCTTCCCTGCGCGGAATCAGTTCGAAGGACACTGTAAACGGCACGTCGCCCCCTGCGAGCAGCCAACCGCCCAGCTCTTCAGTTTTACCATCCTTCAGCAACAGCACTAGCTCCTTGGTCAGATCAGTGGGCTCTGCACTCACGAGTATCTGGGTGCAAGCATTTCCTTTTAACCTCAAAGCCGGACCTCCCAGGCGGCCTACTGCTGCCAATAAGACACCGTCAAGCACCCCTCAGCAGGAACCAGGTGAATCGACAGCAACCAGCAGTGGCGGAACGAGCATTGCCGATGTTGGTGGAGCTGCACCAGTTGTGCCACCATCGCCAACAGAGGGCAGCAGCAACCACAGCCCGCCTACAAACAATATCTTAGGGTCGAAACTTTTTAGCCGAATTTCACGACTGTCCCCAACATTGACTTTCACCAACAAATTATTGAAATTACCAGGCAAAGGTTCAGCGCCAGCTGTTGTCACAGGGAGTCCTATTTCTCCCGTAGCTGAAATGGACGCGATAAATGCGACGACAATCAAGAAAGGGGTGCCTGGAGCATCAAGTTTAACGACAGGAACAAATTCAGTCAAGACCGGGAAAAGTCTGCAAACGTCGGTGCCACCAGCGCTTGGTAACACCAGTGAAATATCGACCCCAGCGGTGCCGCCAGGATTGGGGTCTCGCAGAGTAATACCCGGACTTTTGTCAGCAATAGTATTAGGGAGACGACTAGCGACACCGCTAGGCGGGAACAAGAGAGCAGGTATTTTAGGGAGTCCTATGCCTACCACAAGTGCCACTGACGTTCAAAATTCACCGAATAGCAGTGATGGAATGACTGGTATTGTGGGTGGAATGTCGCCCCCAAATGCGAACTCTGTGAGAGGTCCACCAGTATCTGCTCCAGCGGCGCCAGATGAAAGCAGCAACAGAAACATACCATCAGGTACACTGCCAGCGTTACGATCGCTTCGACTTATATCAAAACTTCGGAGCACTGCAGCAATAAGAAGTGCTCTAAGTAAATTGAAACATAAAAGTTCCGAATCCAGCGGTGCTCCGCCGGTCTCGAGTTCTCGTGCAAGTCAAAGGGTGACGGGGACGAATGCAATAGCTGGAGCATCAAGTGTTGCAACACCGGTGAATTCTCCCGACGTTGATCGAGGTGTGCCAGCCCTGCCATCACTGACGGCACAAGGCAACAATAAAGATGTCCCAGCCTTAGGGACACCACAACAGTTCAGCTCACCCGGAACATCATTAGGACCTACGTCGACAAGAGCACCGGGTAAAATACCAAGCACTTCACATGGTAAGAACCCAGGATCAAGTACGGTAGTGAAGAGCACGAACAATTCCGCAACTGAAATAGATGCGGGAAGCGGAGCGAGTAATAATGAACTCTCTATAAAAGTAGGTTCAACCCCCAGTACGTTTACAAACTATGCAACTAGTCCATCAAATGCCACGCCGCTGACGACACCTGCACGCAGTGGTAACAAAAACACAATATCAGGCGCGCCTCAGTTGACTTTATCAACAGTAACAACGTCCGAGCGTAGTACTGTACTAGCGGTAAACAAAAGCTCTAGTGAACTTCCAGAGGCGAAGACTCAATTGGGCATTTCTCCAACGAACCCAAGCTTGGCGGCATCTGGCACCGGTGTAGCAAATCCGTCAGTAGCGACTACATCGACTAAAGTACAAGGTGGTGCCTCACTTGTACAGGTTGTCGAAATTCCTGGAATCAATGCAACGCCTCCACATTCTGCAAAACCGGAGACAACGCGAGTATCGCACGCACTCCCGGTGCCTTCGATGACGTCCGAAAGTTCGATTACCCCCTCCGCAACGCCTCCAGTAACGGAATCTAGTTCTGCCCGGGCATCTGAAGCAGGGGGGTCGACCTTAATCAAAACACCGCATGAGACTGCTGTTTCATCCATTGAAGGCGTAGCAGGGAAGTAA
- the LOC142802970 gene encoding uncharacterized protein LOC142802970, with product MFGPFMEDNDEPLDGVIIGALGFTVGTLVAAFMDSIRGPLDGVSSTRPKYEKGTASKYDEALECLVSRTSKDGPFVVVKEEASQIIINQLGVRIAYGAFKRTLNARSTKSEESSLIAQLSELLGGVQRTFAAYCFQCCEHEAPNVAGRVTSGRFRGNAVLRDVEPFWTAFICPVGSSMRPMNACAI from the exons ATGTTCGGCCCGTTCATGGAGGACAACGATGAGCCTTTAGACGGCGTGATCATAGGCGCCCTCGGCTTTACCGTGGGGACCCTGGTTGCCGCCTTCATGGACTCCATACGTGGACCGCTGGACGGAGTGAGCAGTACGAGGCCCAAGTACGAGAAGGGCACCGCCTCCAAGTACGACGAGGCACTCGAGTGTCTTGTTTCCAGGACCTCCAAAGACGGGCCTTTCGTCGTCGTCAAAGAAGAGGCATCGCAG ATCATAATAAACCAGCTGGGCGTGCGGATCGCTTACGGAGCCTTCAAGCGGACGCTCAACGCAAGGAGCACCAAGTCCGAGGAATCGTCGCTCATAGCTCAACTGTCTGAGCTGTTGGGCGGCGTGCAGCGTACCTTCGCGGCTTACTGCTTCCAGTGCTGCGAACACGAGGCGCCTAATGTGGCTGGGCGAGTCACGTCAGGTCGCTTCCGCGGTAATGCCGTTCTCAGAGACGTCGAGCCCTTCTGGACGGCCTTCATCTGCCCGGTGGGGAGCTCCATGCGGCCCATGAACGCATGTGCGATTTGA
- the LOC142802971 gene encoding uncharacterized protein LOC142802971: MALSSYRPVSLTSAPCKVLEKVALERLEWIAGQLEFFPEQLTGFRRHRCTADSISDVVATLEDAKSCGDVAMLLLLDVESAFDSLPHEVVETSLDRLGVHGCLRSFVTAFLTGRTFRVRVGKETSKPRDITAGVPQGSVLSPFLFNLAMAGLPASLPTGTRFAARCSVYADDVALWARGPRRSIPAIRTSLQTALDAVSAYLSGIGLKVSATKTEALLIHPLAAARRYVKQLRVGNRNLPWKLTVKYLGLTIDHRLTWVPAAKVACTQVRRVQGAISKLQQRGHGCSTKLALRLNQASASSVLLYAFPLVDLTPARRLDLEGHHRRAVRAILGLPRYSPVAATLAEAGEWPLSLHMLQRALGHVDRLHRAADGRTLLERLRSQPRSRMGGLCALYHQMVPDPPVPVAPPPPHHQPPEVHLHLDGVTKRRTPAAALQQAAVSKLQQQLAGRLQVFTDGSVMPDGSAAAACVIPSRAISRQCRLPFPASSTAAELAGLHLVADLLAEDVPAQPVAVLCDSKAALQTLANHRHAGLTGTGNEETDTLAKAAHQLGAPITQTVAVRDYSQARIKKLLASVHPDQRVANGRGPRRLPEAGLTRRERANLLRLRTLPEFCTGSGNIKVYLESFELFAKANGMDALKELEVFLTIIGKKAYVALRTYCYRKQMRYNTTTP, encoded by the exons ATGGCACTCTCCTCGTACAGGCCAGTCTCTCTCACCTCGGCTCCCTGCAAGGTGCTGGAGAAGGTGGCCTTGGAGCGACTTGAGTGGATTGCTGGCCAACTCGAGTTCTTCCCGGAACAACTGACTGGCTTCAGGCGCCACCGGTGCACAGCTGATTCCATTTCCGACGTCGTCGCCACCCTTGAGGATGCCAAGAGCTGTGGTGACGTGGCCATGCTGCTCCTGCTGGACGTGGAGAGTGCCTTTGACAGTCTCCCACACGAGGTCGTCGAGACGTCTCTGGACCGACTTGGCGTTCACGGGTGCCTCCGCAGCTTCGTGACTGCCTTCCTGACCGGCAGGACCTTCCGGGTTCGAGTTGGCAAGGAGACCAGCAAACCCAGAGACATCACtgcaggtgtaccacagggctccgtgCTGAGCCCCTTCCTGTTCAACCTGGCGATGGCTGGACTCCCCGCTTCTCTTCCGACAGGCACCAGGTTCGCGGCCCGCTGCTCTGTTTACGCCGACGACGTGGCACTCTGGGCCCGGGGACCGAGGCGGTCCATTCCAGCCATCAGGACGTCACTGCAGACGGCCCTGGATGCGGTGTCCGCCTACCTGAGTGGCATCGGACTCAAGGTCTCCGCAAccaagaccgaggccctgctgatCCACCCGCTGGCCGCAGCACGACGCTACGTGAAGCAGCTGAGAGTGGGCAACCGCAACCTGCCTTGGAAGCTGACAGTGAAGTACCTGGGGCTCACCATCGACCACCGTCTCACCTGGGTCCCAGCTGCCAAGGTCGCCTGCACACAAGTACGGCGAGTCcagggagccatcagcaagctgcaGCAGCGTGGACATGGCTGCTCGACCAAGCTGGCGCTTCGACTCAACCAGGCTTCAGCGTCCTCAGTCCTGCTATACGCCTTTCCACTGGTGGACCTGACGCCTGCCAGGAGACTGGACCTGGAGGGACATCACAGGAGAGCAGTGAGGGCCATCCTGGGGCTCCCCAGGTACTCCCCCGTGGCAGCGACCCTGGCCGAGGCTGGAGAGTGGCCCCTGTCTCTGCACATGCTCCAGCGTGCTCTGGGGCACGTAGACCGCCTACACCGTGCCGCCGACGGCAGAACCCTCCTGGAGCGACTTCGCAGCCAGCCGAGGTCACGGATGGGTGGTCTCTGTGCACtctaccaccagatggtcccgGACCCGCCAGTCCCGGTGGCCCCTCCACCACCCCACCACCAGCCGCCTGAGGTGCACCTGCACCTGGACGGGGTAACCAAGCGCCGAACACCTGCTGCAGCACTGCAACAGGCCGCCGTCTCCAAGCTCCAGCAGCAACTGGCAGGGCGGCTCCAGGTCTTCACCGACGGATCCGTCATGCCAGACggttcagcggcggccgcctgcgTCATACCATCCCGGGCCATCAGCAGGCAGTGCCGACTGCCCTTCCCGGCGAGCTCGACGGCTGCGGAGCTGGCAGGGCTACACCTGGTGGCGGACCTGCTGGCCGAGGACGTTCCCGCTCAACCGGTCGCAGTCCTTTGTGACAGCAAGGCAGCCCTGCAGACACTGGCCAACCATCGCCATGCCGGGCTCACGGGGA ctggcaacgaggagaCGGACACGCTGGCCAAGGCAGCACATCAGCTGGGAGCCCCCATCACCCAAACCGTGGCGGTGAGAGACTACTCGCAGGCCCGTATCAAGAAGCTCCTCGCCTCAGTCCACCCAGACCAGAGGGTGGCCAATGGGCGGGGACCCAGGCGTCTTCCTGAGGCAGGCCTAACCAGGAGAGAACGAGCCAACCTGCTGCGGCTGCGAACC CTGCCGGAGTTCTGTACGGGCTCGGGTAACATCAAGGTCTACTTGGAAAGTTTTGAGCTCTTTGCGAAAGCAAATGGAATGGACGCCCTAAAGGAGCTTGAAGTCTTCCTGACCATCATTGGAAAGAAGGCCTACGTGGCGCTACGTACTTACTGCTACCGAAAACAGATGCGCTACAACACCACTACGCCCTGA